The Eriocheir sinensis breed Jianghai 21 unplaced genomic scaffold, ASM2467909v1 Scaffold145, whole genome shotgun sequence DNA segment aggagtaatcttttcaataactgtctcatttctcacagcgggaaccttttcctctgttacaacagggacttcttctttctctttagaaacagggacaatctcttctgtaaccgaaggggcagcctgttcagtaaccttcttttttatcacaacaggaacttttccttctgtcgccgtaggggcagcttgttcaatagccctttcttgtggggcattctgttcaataaccctttcttgtggggcattctgttcaataaccctttcttgtggggccttctgttcaataaccctttcttgtggggctttctgttcaataaccctttcttgtggggcattctgttcaataaccctttcttgtggggcattctgctcaataaccctttcttgtggggcgttctgttcaataaccctctcttgtggggcattctgttcaataaccatttcttgtggggcattctgttcaacaaccctttcttgtgggacattctgttcaataaccctttcttgtggggcattccgttcaataaccctttcttgtgggacattctgttcaataaccctttcttgtgggacattctgttcaataaccctttcttgtgggacattctgctcaataaccctttcttgtggggcattctgttcaataaccctttcttgtgggacattctgttcaataaccctttcttgtgcggcattctgttcaataaccctttcttgtgggacattctgttcaataactctttcttgtggggcattctcttcaataaccctttcttgtgggacattctgttcaataaccctttcttgtgggacagccctttcaataaccctttcttgcgggacagactgttcaataaccctttcttgcgggacagactgttcaataaccctttcttgcgggacagactgttcaataaccctttcttgtgggacattctgctcaataaccctttcttgtgtcacaacaggaactttttcttctgtcgtcgaaggggcaactttttcaacaacctcctgttgagggactaccggaacttttccttctgtcaccgaggggataatcttttcaataaccttcttctcctctgctacgagaggaagttctgcttgctccttagagacacttacgatctcctgtgtcaccaaaggggcagcctgctcaacaaccttctccTTTGTCACAACGGGGAGTTTTTCTTCCGTCACCGAGGGCACAACCTTTTCAATAACTTTCTCTTCTTGAACAACGCggacttttccttccgtcaccgtagggggaatcttttcagcaacggtctgatttgtcacaacggggaccTTTTCTGCTACCACCGAAAGGGTAACGGGTTTAACAACACGAGTCACAAcggagtcttttccttctcccaccgaGGGCACATCCTTTCTAACAACCTTCGCCGGCGTCACAGCAGGGACTGTCTTTTCAACGACTTTACCGTCTTGAGTGATAGGCGTAGTATTTGTTTCTTcagcctttgctttttcttccttcatcttgtttttcacgtcatcaacttggtgtttcaagtcttcaattgtctcattaagatgtttttcgttacgaacctctttgatgtcgctattacacacattcttttggacttctttttgaattaaagtttctttctcgacatcttttccatcactcttctctgtaatattcttcttccccacagatgtcactttcgtgctttcctgtgaaggtagaagttcttctttctctttcacaacaatttcattcgttatattgctgggcagaatctcctttctttgctctgttcgttcagccttctgaagtccatcatccttctctgtaacattcctctcctccacagatgtcactttcgtgctttcctgtgaaggtagaagttcttctttctctttcacaacaacttcaGTCGTTATATTGCTGGAcagaatctcctttctttgttctgttccttctgccttctgaagtccatcatccttctctgtaacattcctctcctccacagatgtcacattagtgctttcctgtgaaggtagaagttcttctttctctttcacaactgcttcattcgttatattgctgggcagaatctcctttctttgctctgttcgttttgattcggttttgtttttacctttgtcGTCCGCCCCTACTTTTGGAACGATAAGATTTGCGTCTTTATCGTCCTGCGGCTTTTCTTCAGTTGTATTGGTAAGAGGCTGTACTATTAATTCCTTCTTAATAacaacttcctcctttatttcattaccctcttcgtccATTACCTTTCTAACGTCCACCGTTTGTGCTATGCTCCCGTTGTCTGGAGTCTGTCCCGTCACTGTTTCACTCTCGGTCACAGATTTTTCACCCCGTTGTTTACCGTCCTCATCTACATCAATCGTGGTTTCCGAAGTCTTTGATACAGTTCCGTTGGGTTTTACGTCAATTTCTGTCGTCTTCTCAGCAACTGTCTTTTTTCCGGTTTCTTGCCCCGTTTCATCGGTATTATTAAAGACTTTCCTTTCTGTGGTCTTAATGGTCTCGTTAGAGGCTATTTCTGAGCTGGTCTTCATTAGTTCAGTCATATTCGGTGTTTCTTGAGGTTGCCCCTTGTAAAGAACTCGATATTCCTCGATAGCGGCTCTCACCGCTGCCGCACAAGAGTAGTCCACATCCGGGAGCACCTTCAGCCCCGGTACCCCAGAGCCCTCCACCTGAGGCCCGGCCACCAGCACTAAGAAGACCGTCCAAACAAAGAAGAGGTTCATGTTTGCTGAATGAAAgtttatgaaattaagaagagttacggttttgtcacagaaaaccaatctgggattgaaaacagaatagcctccggaacacagaccgggcatggaaaataatcctctcgggtcttcctccgttataggaacacacacgacggcgaggaattgggatgtaaagtctggtgtgtgtgtgtgtgtgtgtgtgtgtgtgtgtgtgtgtgtgtgtctgaaacatcggaggaagactgagactggaggctgggtagaatacctgtagaaaggaaggaaaggaggggatatgtcctcaaagtgtaagggagggtgacaactcttggatagactacccatagagaggaaaaaagaaggtaatagtccgaagagaaaggaagaagtcccttttagtcgccttttacgacacgTAGG contains these protein-coding regions:
- the LOC126990108 gene encoding dynein heavy chain-like protein 2, which gives rise to MKEEKAKAEETNTTPITQDGKVVEKTVPAVTPAKVVRKDVPSVGEGKDSVVTRVVKPVTLSVVAEKVPVVTNQTVAEKIPPTVTEGKVRVVQEEKVIEKVVPSVTEEKLPVVTKEKVVEQAAPLVTQEIVSVSKEQAELPLVAEEKKVIEKIIPSVTEGKVPVVPQQEVVEKVAPSTTEEKVPVVTQERVIEQNVPQERVIEQSVPQERVIEQSVPQERVIEQSVPQERVIERAVPQERVIEQNAPQERVIEQNAPQERVIEQNAPQERAIEQAAPTATEGKVPVVIKKKVTEQAAPSVTEEIVPVSKEKEEVPVVTEEKVPAVRNETVIEKITPSVTEEKVVNQRKIVSYEDATENQENKVTGDEETDKTELKFIITIQERIVREQTVSIIPVMDKDANTRRNGKVAKKQLKRIMKKVARAVREELSKEHKTAGQGQ